A single genomic interval of uncultured Sunxiuqinia sp. harbors:
- a CDS encoding type I restriction endonuclease subunit R: MVSQTNEQALEAAIEKELTGYSQEELKTNQVSEPQELYRAGNGFYMGSANDFDAKYAIDETRFWHFLENTQKEELEKLQRSSDWKLKILERFDRMVKKYGLLRILRKGLEVEDAFFTLLYPMPLASSGQIAKDNFESNEFSVTRQIRYNQENLREEIDMVVFVNGLPIATLELKNHWTGQNAKVHGIKQYKYDRDTKQPLLNFGRCLVHFAVDTDEVYMCTKLNGGSSFFLPFNKGNNHGKGNPPNPFGHETSYLWEVVFTRQSLANIIQHFVRFDGKPNDALNKRTLFFPRYHQMDVVRKILADASKKGVGQTYLIQHSAGSGKSNSITWAAYQLIETYPESATTQGAKSIDAPLFDSVIVVTDRRLLDKQLRENIKEFSEVKNIVAPAFSSRELQTSLEQGKKIIITTIQKFPFIVDGIADLSDKRFAVIIDEAHSSQSGTAAGKMNQAMGMAQEEEEDAQDKILKAMQARKMKGNASYLAFTATPKNATLERFGNKQEDGSYKPFHLYSMKQAIEEGFILDVLANYTTYKSYYEIEKSIEDNPLFDTKKAQKKLRAYVERDKRTIATKAEIMMEHFTSKIFNTKKLKAKAKGMVVTQNIESAIRYYQALKKILQEKGNPFKIAIAFSGKKIVDGIEYTEAELNGFAEKDTRDKFAEDEYRILVVANKYLTGFDQPKLCTMYVDKKLQGVLAVQALSRLNRAADKLGKKTEDLFILDFFNQVDDIKASFDPFYTSTTLSKATDVNVLHELKATLADVGVYEWSEVEQFVEKYFEGVDAQQLSPIIDVAANRFNQELELEDDQKADFKIKAKQFVKIYSQMASIMPYEVLDWEKLFWFLKFLIPKLIVISKDDELIDELLESVDLSTYGLERTKVNQSIGLDDSETELDPQNPNPRSSHGGDELVDPLDEIIRTFNERFYSGWEETPEEARVKYISIAKNVMAHPDFKNKVAQNTDKQNSDLALKKIMDEIMLNRRKANVEEYKRYAKDDAYYQGIFDLMKRMIDNPSMIIL, encoded by the coding sequence ATGGTAAGCCAAACAAACGAACAAGCTTTAGAAGCAGCAATAGAAAAAGAACTTACCGGTTATTCTCAGGAAGAACTGAAAACAAACCAAGTTTCAGAACCTCAGGAATTGTATCGTGCAGGCAATGGCTTTTACATGGGCTCTGCCAACGATTTTGATGCTAAATATGCCATTGACGAAACCCGTTTTTGGCACTTTTTAGAAAATACCCAAAAAGAGGAACTTGAAAAATTGCAACGCTCTTCCGATTGGAAACTGAAAATTTTGGAACGCTTCGACCGTATGGTTAAAAAATATGGTTTGTTGCGCATTCTTCGCAAAGGCTTAGAGGTTGAAGATGCTTTTTTTACCCTGTTGTACCCCATGCCATTGGCAAGTAGCGGTCAAATTGCAAAAGACAATTTTGAAAGCAACGAGTTTAGCGTAACCCGTCAAATTCGCTACAATCAGGAAAACTTACGTGAAGAAATAGATATGGTGGTTTTTGTAAATGGTTTACCCATTGCCACCCTCGAATTAAAGAATCATTGGACAGGGCAAAATGCCAAAGTACACGGCATTAAACAATACAAATACGACCGCGACACCAAACAACCTTTACTGAACTTTGGTCGTTGCTTGGTTCACTTTGCTGTTGATACCGACGAGGTGTATATGTGCACCAAATTAAATGGTGGGTCATCGTTTTTCTTGCCATTTAACAAAGGTAATAATCACGGTAAGGGCAATCCTCCAAATCCTTTCGGCCATGAAACAAGTTATTTGTGGGAAGTGGTATTCACACGCCAAAGCTTGGCAAATATCATTCAGCACTTTGTCCGTTTCGATGGCAAACCTAACGATGCACTTAACAAACGCACCTTGTTTTTCCCACGTTATCATCAAATGGATGTGGTACGTAAGATACTTGCAGATGCCAGTAAAAAGGGCGTTGGACAAACTTATTTAATTCAGCACAGTGCAGGTTCTGGTAAATCAAATTCCATTACATGGGCAGCGTATCAGTTAATCGAAACATATCCCGAAAGTGCCACTACGCAAGGTGCAAAAAGTATCGACGCTCCATTGTTCGATTCTGTTATTGTTGTTACCGACCGCCGTTTGCTTGATAAACAATTACGTGAGAACATTAAGGAGTTTTCCGAGGTTAAAAACATTGTTGCACCTGCCTTTTCTTCTCGCGAATTACAAACAAGTTTAGAGCAAGGCAAAAAAATTATCATCACCACCATTCAAAAATTCCCTTTTATTGTAGATGGTATTGCCGATTTGTCCGATAAGCGATTTGCGGTAATTATAGATGAAGCACACAGTTCGCAGAGTGGTACGGCAGCAGGTAAAATGAATCAGGCTATGGGTATGGCTCAGGAAGAGGAAGAAGATGCCCAAGACAAAATACTAAAAGCCATGCAAGCCCGAAAAATGAAAGGCAATGCATCGTACTTGGCTTTTACGGCAACACCTAAAAATGCTACCCTTGAAAGATTTGGGAATAAACAAGAAGATGGTTCTTACAAACCTTTCCATTTGTACTCAATGAAACAAGCCATTGAAGAGGGTTTTATTCTCGATGTATTGGCGAACTACACCACTTATAAGAGTTATTACGAAATTGAAAAATCAATTGAGGATAATCCACTTTTCGATACCAAGAAAGCACAAAAGAAACTACGTGCCTATGTAGAGCGCGATAAACGCACCATTGCCACAAAGGCTGAAATAATGATGGAGCATTTTACCTCCAAAATCTTCAATACAAAAAAGCTGAAAGCCAAAGCCAAGGGAATGGTAGTTACTCAAAATATCGAATCGGCTATTAGGTATTATCAGGCATTAAAGAAGATATTACAAGAAAAAGGGAATCCCTTTAAAATTGCCATTGCTTTTTCAGGTAAGAAAATAGTTGATGGCATAGAGTATACCGAAGCTGAATTAAATGGCTTTGCCGAAAAAGACACACGCGATAAGTTTGCCGAAGATGAGTACCGTATTTTGGTAGTTGCCAATAAATACCTTACAGGTTTCGACCAACCGAAACTATGCACCATGTATGTCGATAAAAAGCTGCAAGGTGTATTGGCTGTTCAGGCACTATCACGTTTGAACCGTGCAGCCGATAAGTTGGGCAAGAAAACCGAAGACTTGTTTATCCTCGATTTCTTTAATCAGGTTGATGATATAAAAGCATCATTCGACCCATTTTACACTTCTACCACATTAAGTAAAGCTACCGATGTTAATGTGTTGCATGAGTTAAAAGCAACGTTGGCAGATGTCGGTGTTTATGAATGGAGCGAAGTAGAACAATTCGTTGAAAAATATTTCGAAGGGGTCGATGCACAACAACTAAGTCCTATTATTGATGTAGCAGCCAATCGCTTTAATCAGGAATTAGAACTCGAAGACGACCAAAAAGCCGATTTCAAGATAAAAGCCAAGCAGTTTGTGAAGATATACAGCCAAATGGCTTCTATTATGCCTTACGAAGTATTGGATTGGGAAAAGCTATTCTGGTTTCTTAAATTCCTTATTCCTAAGCTAATTGTAATCTCAAAAGATGATGAACTAATAGATGAATTATTAGAATCGGTTGATTTATCTACTTATGGTTTAGAGCGTACAAAAGTAAATCAGTCCATTGGTTTAGATGATTCTGAAACCGAACTCGACCCACAAAACCCAAACCCACGTAGTTCCCACGGTGGAGATGAATTGGTAGACCCATTAGACGAGATAATTCGCACATTTAACGAACGTTTTTATTCGGGTTGGGAAGAAACACCAGAAGAAGCTAGGGTTAAATATATATCGATTGCTAAAAATGTAATGGCTCACCCTGATTTTAAAAATAAAGTTGCACAAAATACTGACAAACAAAACAGCGATTTAGCCTTAAAGAAAATCATGGACGAAATTATGCTAAACCGTAGAAAAGCCAATGTTGAAGAATACAAGCGATATGCAAAAGACGATGCATATTACCAAGGAATATTTGATTTGATGAAACGAATGATTGATAACCCCAGTATGATTATACTGTAA
- a CDS encoding site-specific integrase, giving the protein MMKENVNFKVRFFARKSRGKNSSNFLLLVRVTVNSRRVEISLKKELPVALWDEKMQALKGRSSKATSFNDYLEKVKSKFNLIEQQLLFENKRPTADLVKARYNGEPDPDEIPNPKLLELYDEHNRKFKELLGSKKHSDETYKRHKVSRNHAYSFIAKAYKIEDIPFEEVNYKFLNEYEHYLKTVRKCNHNSSMKYIRNLGKIINQAHAEGYLEKNPFGKYKMSFERVIKDPLTDNEINRLIALNVDERLEKIRDFFVFGIYTGLPFVDLEKLTMDDIYEDKEGKLWIKKNRNKTELEFLVPVLPIPKRLIQKYKDHPLRQKCNLVFPIPTNQKYNAYLKELATLAKIKKILTTHLARHTFATTITLEKGIPIEIVSKMLGHGSIRTTQIYAQVKERAIRNSMEKLMNDDNEVQDKPENSQKDNKKGGKND; this is encoded by the coding sequence ATGATGAAAGAAAATGTCAATTTTAAAGTGCGATTTTTCGCAAGAAAAAGTAGAGGTAAAAATTCTAGTAATTTTCTCCTATTGGTAAGGGTAACAGTGAATTCCCGGCGTGTAGAAATTTCATTAAAAAAAGAACTTCCTGTAGCACTTTGGGATGAAAAAATGCAAGCTTTAAAAGGTAGATCTTCAAAAGCAACAAGCTTCAATGATTACCTTGAAAAAGTAAAATCGAAGTTCAACCTAATTGAGCAACAACTTCTATTTGAAAATAAAAGACCTACTGCAGATCTAGTAAAAGCGAGATACAATGGTGAACCTGATCCAGACGAAATTCCAAATCCAAAGTTATTGGAACTATACGATGAGCATAATCGCAAGTTTAAAGAATTGCTTGGATCAAAGAAACACTCAGATGAAACCTATAAGCGTCATAAAGTATCAAGGAATCATGCATATAGTTTTATAGCAAAAGCTTATAAGATTGAAGATATCCCATTTGAGGAAGTAAATTACAAGTTCTTGAATGAATATGAACACTATTTAAAGACAGTTCGAAAATGCAATCACAACTCCTCAATGAAGTATATTCGGAATCTAGGGAAGATCATTAATCAAGCTCACGCAGAAGGTTATCTAGAAAAGAATCCATTTGGGAAATACAAAATGTCATTTGAAAGAGTGATTAAGGATCCTCTTACAGATAATGAGATTAATCGATTGATTGCTTTGAACGTTGATGAACGTCTCGAAAAAATAAGGGACTTTTTTGTATTTGGTATTTATACAGGGCTACCTTTTGTTGATTTGGAAAAACTTACGATGGATGATATTTATGAAGATAAGGAGGGGAAATTATGGATTAAGAAGAATAGGAATAAAACAGAATTGGAATTCTTGGTGCCTGTTTTGCCTATTCCTAAAAGACTAATTCAAAAGTATAAAGATCACCCGCTCCGTCAGAAATGTAATCTAGTATTCCCGATCCCAACTAATCAAAAATACAACGCCTATCTGAAAGAGTTAGCTACACTAGCAAAGATCAAGAAAATACTTACGACACATCTAGCCAGGCATACATTTGCCACAACCATTACATTGGAAAAAGGAATTCCAATTGAGATCGTTTCTAAAATGCTGGGGCATGGAAGTATTCGCACAACTCAAATCTATGCACAAGTGAAAGAAAGAGCGATAAGGAACAGCATGGAAAAACTAATGAATGATGATAATGAGGTTCAAGACAAACCTGAAAACTCCCAAAAGGACAATAAGAAAGGGGGCAAAAATGATTGA
- a CDS encoding restriction endonuclease subunit S, which produces MQAVELKYNKYEAYKDSGINWLGKIPVGWSLKRIKFLFNEINERSFDGAEELLSVSQYTGVTKKSEKVGAGELLTNASTLEGYKIVCEGDLVTNIMLAWNGSLGFSPFNGITSPAYSIYRLKSQDDKRFFHYLFRTELYKSEFKRNSSGVIESRLRLYTDDFFNIWSILPPLQEQTAIANFLDNKTTKIDTAIAQKEKMIELLKERKQIMIQNAVTKGLDPNAKMKDSGVEWIGEIPKNWEVEPIKYSLKGVIDCEHKTAPFVDEKDYFVVRTSNVKDGKLTFDNAKYTHQKGFLEWTERGIPTPGDILLTREAPAGEACLVPNKVQLCLGQRMVWLKVDKTRLIPQLGIYFIYSSVGRTYIDFLSAGSTVLHFNMADIKNIPIINIPLEEQTQIVSHIESQSAKIDKAIALQQTQIEKLKEYKATLIDSAVTGKIKVC; this is translated from the coding sequence ATGCAAGCAGTAGAATTAAAGTACAATAAATACGAAGCTTATAAGGATTCTGGCATTAACTGGCTTGGCAAAATTCCAGTAGGTTGGTCATTGAAAAGAATAAAATTTCTATTTAATGAAATTAACGAACGAAGTTTTGATGGTGCAGAAGAACTCTTATCTGTATCCCAATATACAGGAGTCACTAAAAAGTCTGAGAAAGTTGGAGCAGGGGAGCTTTTAACAAATGCTTCAACACTTGAAGGATATAAAATTGTGTGTGAAGGTGATTTGGTAACAAACATAATGTTAGCATGGAATGGAAGTTTAGGCTTTTCTCCGTTTAATGGAATAACAAGTCCAGCATATTCTATTTACAGATTGAAATCACAAGACGATAAAAGATTTTTTCATTATTTATTTAGAACGGAGCTTTACAAATCAGAGTTTAAGAGAAATTCTTCAGGAGTTATTGAAAGTAGATTAAGGTTATATACTGATGATTTTTTCAATATTTGGTCTATTCTACCCCCCCTTCAAGAACAAACCGCCATTGCCAACTTCCTCGATAACAAAACCACAAAAATAGACACCGCCATTGCTCAAAAAGAAAAAATGATTGAACTGCTCAAAGAACGCAAGCAAATCATGATTCAAAATGCTGTTACCAAAGGTTTAGACCCAAATGCCAAAATGAAAGACAGCGGCGTGGAATGGATTGGGGAAATTCCTAAAAATTGGGAGGTTGAACCAATAAAATATTCATTAAAGGGGGTAATTGATTGCGAGCATAAAACAGCACCATTTGTTGATGAAAAAGATTATTTTGTAGTAAGAACATCTAATGTAAAAGATGGGAAATTGACTTTTGATAATGCCAAATACACACACCAAAAAGGTTTTCTTGAATGGACAGAAAGAGGTATTCCTACTCCTGGAGATATTTTATTAACAAGGGAAGCTCCTGCGGGGGAAGCATGTCTTGTACCAAATAAGGTTCAATTATGTTTAGGACAAAGAATGGTGTGGTTAAAGGTTGATAAAACTCGTTTAATCCCACAGCTTGGTATTTATTTCATTTATTCTTCTGTTGGTCGTACATATATTGATTTTCTATCTGCTGGCTCAACAGTTTTACACTTTAATATGGCGGATATTAAGAATATTCCAATCATTAATATTCCTCTTGAAGAACAAACCCAAATCGTCTCCCACATCGAAAGCCAATCAGCCAAAATAGACAAAGCCATTGCCTTACAGCAAACACAAATAGAAAAATTAAAAGAATACAAAGCCACATTAATTGATAGTGCGGTAACTGGTAAAATAAAAGTGTGTTAA